Within the Sulfurospirillum barnesii SES-3 genome, the region TTTAAGATTTGGCATGGGTTTCCTTTTGAGATAAAAACGGTAAAACAATAAAAAGTACCATCATCAGGGTTGAAAAAACAAATCCCAACCACAACGTCAGCTCTGTCGTGGGAAGTTTGCCCAAAATACTCAGTGCAACCAAAGAGAGCACCAATGCCCAGAACCACACCGAAAAGTAGGGGCGTTGGTGTGCTGGAATACGCCTTGGGTTTTTATCTAAAAGTGGCATAAAGAGTAGTCCTGCATTCACCACCACCAACGAAGCCATACCAATGTAAGAGCCTTTGATAAATCCGATGTCAAAGAAAAAACTTTTCAGCAGTTGCAGCATCCACAAAAAATACCACTCAGGATAGATATGTGCTGGGGTATCGGAGGGATTGGCAGGGGTGAGGTTTAGAGCGTCAAAGGCAATGGAGCTTTGAAAAAAGACACAATAAAAAAAGAATGCCAAAAAGAGTGTGCACGCCAAAAGCGGTTTTAAAACGGCATTGGAGAAAAAGGGTTTTGACTCTTTTGGGGGGAGGGCATGTTTGCTAAAACGCTCCTCTTTGCTTACATGTAACCCTTTTCGATTCCATGAAAGTTTGGTGGTTGCGTACCATTTCATAAAGTCGACGTGTACCAAAACCATTATGACAATGAGTAACGGCATAACCACAATATGCAGCGTGTAAAAACGAAGAAGCGTAATGCCACTCACGCTAAAATCGCCTCGCACCCAGAGCATAATATCTTCCCCAGCCCCTGGGATATACTCCAACAAACTGGTAATCACCTGTGCCGCCCAGTAGCTCATTTGCCCCATTGGAAGCACGTACCCTGTAAAACCAATCACCATACAGCAAAAGTAGAGCACCATGCCGTTGTACCAATACTTCGTTTTACCGTGTTTGTAAAATCCAAAATAGAGCATGCCCAAAAGATGAATGTAGAGCAGTAAAAAGAAAAGGGTTGAACCCACCGCATGCATGCTTCGCCACAACCAACCGTACGCTACGTCGTGCATAATGGTTGTGTGCACACTCTCAAACGCTTGAGCGGCATCAGGGATGTAGTGCATTGCCAAAAAAATGCCTGAAACCAAAAGCAAAAGGCACAAGAGCACCATAATGGTACCTGTGTAGAGGAGGATGTTGAAATTGCTCAGTTTTACATTCATGCGTGCGCCCTTTCCATCAGGCTCAAATAGGCTTCGCCCACTTCACCCACAATGAGCATTTCACCCTCTATTTTAAAAGGAGGAATGACGAGGGGTTTACTCACGGGACCTGAAAGGGCAATGCCATTTTGGTCAAATTGTCCGTTGTGGCAGGGACAAATAAACTTTTTTTCTTTGCTTTCATACTTTGGGACACAGCCTAGATGCGTACAAATGCCTATCATCACCGTGTAAAAATAGTCACCAATGTGAATATCACGCTTTGCATCTAACGCCAAAGAGGCATCTTTTTTGAGAATAAAAAGGGGCTTTTTTTGCCATGTGAAAAAGGAAATTTCATTAAGGGGGAGGGTGGTTGTGTCAATAAACGTCGCTGCATCCAAACGGGCTTTTTTAGGTGGTTCTAAAGATTTAAACATGGTCTCTACGCTAAAATAAACACCGCTTCCAGCCAAGGCTATTAGCGAATAATTCACAATCCTACGGTTTCTATCCATTCACGCTTTCCTTTACACGGCTTCACTGAACCCATTTTACCAAAAACTTACCCTGAGTCACATTTTTTACATGTAAAAGCTAAAAATCACACACAAAGCACGAAAAACATCAAAAATTATGTGCTACAATCCACACAACTATTTTACATGTAAGGCTTAGCGTGCATCTTTCTACGGAATTTAAAAATTATGGTTTTATTGGGGTGGGTTCTTTATTTTTAGC harbors:
- a CDS encoding cytochrome b; this encodes MNVKLSNFNILLYTGTIMVLLCLLLLVSGIFLAMHYIPDAAQAFESVHTTIMHDVAYGWLWRSMHAVGSTLFFLLLYIHLLGMLYFGFYKHGKTKYWYNGMVLYFCCMVIGFTGYVLPMGQMSYWAAQVITSLLEYIPGAGEDIMLWVRGDFSVSGITLLRFYTLHIVVMPLLIVIMVLVHVDFMKWYATTKLSWNRKGLHVSKEERFSKHALPPKESKPFFSNAVLKPLLACTLFLAFFFYCVFFQSSIAFDALNLTPANPSDTPAHIYPEWYFLWMLQLLKSFFFDIGFIKGSYIGMASLVVVNAGLLFMPLLDKNPRRIPAHQRPYFSVWFWALVLSLVALSILGKLPTTELTLWLGFVFSTLMMVLFIVLPFLSQKETHAKS
- a CDS encoding ubiquinol-cytochrome c reductase iron-sulfur subunit; the protein is MDRNRRIVNYSLIALAGSGVYFSVETMFKSLEPPKKARLDAATFIDTTTLPLNEISFFTWQKKPLFILKKDASLALDAKRDIHIGDYFYTVMIGICTHLGCVPKYESKEKKFICPCHNGQFDQNGIALSGPVSKPLVIPPFKIEGEMLIVGEVGEAYLSLMERAHA